In one window of Acanthochromis polyacanthus isolate Apoly-LR-REF ecotype Palm Island chromosome 8, KAUST_Apoly_ChrSc, whole genome shotgun sequence DNA:
- the snx20 gene encoding sorting nexin-20 has protein sequence MAEAKRDTEANIMTPDDLPSGSSLTTKELQQNWREVKRNDRPVRLLFEIPSSRIVEQALSKYVVYQVVVMRSGSFDSRRVSVERRYSDFSRFHHQLLEEFGEELEEVLLPRKLLTGNFNPDNIQERRLALQDYLAKLYSTRCVRHSHHFPAFFTESEQRRGHSLIRAGQFRAAVEQLQTVLEIQEKLLPWQKPTLVVPTLAALAVGHRDLDDPEQAFGCAHKALPPVRRYGLKQYRAALLELLVDLGYQLGRPVAQMQEELTALRDAERGEAYCRSLKELVIQEFL, from the exons ATGGCAGAGGCAAAGAGAGACACTGAGGCGAACATCATGACTCCAG aCGACCTCCCCAGTGGTTCCAGTTTAACCACtaaggagctgcagcagaactgGAGGGAGGTGAAGAGGAATGATCGACCCGTCAGGCTGCTGTTTGAAATCCCATCAAGTCGGATCGTTGAGCAGGCGCTGAGCAAATATGTG GTGTACCAGGTGGTGGTGATGCGTTCCGGCAGCTTCGATTCCCGCCGGGTCTCGGTGGAGCGCCGCTACAGCGACTTCTCCCGCTTCCAccaccagctgctggaggagttcggcgaggagctggaggaggttcTTCTGCCCCGCAAGCTGCTGACGGGGAACTTCAACCCCGACAACATTCAGGAGCGACGCCTGGCATTGCAGGACTACCTGGCCAAGCTGTACTCCACCCGCTGCGTCCGGCACTCCCACCACTTCCCGGCCTTCTTCACCGAGTCGGAGCAGCGCCGGGGCCACAGCCTGATCCGAGCCGGACAGTTCAGGGCGGCCGTGGAGCAGCTGCAGACGGTTCTGGAGATCCAGGAGAAGCTGCTGCCGTGGCAGAAGCCCACCCTGGTCGTACCGACTCTGGCCGCCCTCGCCGTCGGCCACCGGGATCTGGACGACCCGGAGCAGGCGTTCGGCTGCGCCCACAAAGCCCTGCCTCCGGTCAGACGCTACGGACTGAAGCAGTACCGAGCGgcgctgctggagctgctggtggATCTGGGGTACCAACTGGGCCGACCGGTGGCCCAGATGCAGGAGGAGCTGACTGCCCTGAGGGACGCCGAGCGGGGGGAGGCCTACTGCCGGTCCCTGAAGGAGCTGGTGATCCAGGAGTTCCTCTGA